A single region of the Salvia splendens isolate huo1 chromosome 18, SspV2, whole genome shotgun sequence genome encodes:
- the LOC121776323 gene encoding cellulose synthase-like protein E6: MEAGITDIMKLGRVPDHLRKHHKGVREWELGASRSNHHTILQVIIDGRGNKDVDIEGKPLPMLVYLAREKRPGNPHNFKAGAMNALIRVSSRISNGPIILNLDCDHYSNNPQSARDALCFFMDEQQGHNIGYVQYPQKFVNITKNDLYASSLKVPHDLELPALDAHGGPLYIGSCCFHRRDALTGKKYEKGSHINWKQVDEIYEPERENLLEETAKFANCSYEENSPWGKEVLSLSCTHTHAHHCYKQKKFMKLYTGSD, translated from the exons ATGGAGGCGGGAATAACTGACATCATGAAGCTGGGGAGAGTTCCTGATCATTTGAGGAAGCACCACAAAGGAGTTCGTGAATGGGAATTGGGCGCAAGCAGAAGCAACCACCACACCATTCTTCAA GTGATAATTGACGGGAGAGGCAACAAGGACGTGGACATAGAGGGGAAACCATTGCCAATGCTCGTATATTTGGCACGTGAGAAGAGACCTGGGAACCCACACAACTTCAAAGCAGGAGCCATGAATGCTTTA ATAAGGGTTTCATCTAGGATAAGCAACGGCCCAATCATTCTCAATCTAGATTGCGATCACTACTCAAACAACCCTCAATCTGCGAGAGATGCATTATGCTTCTTCATGGATGAACAACAGGGCCATAACATTGGCTACGTGCAGTATCCTCAGAAGTTCGTTAACATCACAAAAAATGATCTTTATGCAAGTTCTTTGAAAGTTCCCCATGAC CTAGAGCTTCCAGCCTTGGATGCACATGGAGGACCACTATACATTGGAAGTTGCTGTTTCCACAGAAGAGACGCTCTCACTGGGAAGAAGTATGAGAAGGGGTCTCACATCAACTGGAAACAAGTGGATGAGATATATGAACCAGAAAGAGAAAATCTTCTAGAGGAAACTGCCAAGTTTGCAAATTGTAGCTATGAAGAGAACTCACCCTGGGGCAAGGaggttctctctctctcttgcacGCACACACATGCACACCATTGCTACAAACAGAAAAAATTTATGAAACTATACACAGGGAGTGATTAA